One genomic region from Anthonomus grandis grandis chromosome 1, icAntGran1.3, whole genome shotgun sequence encodes:
- the LOC126736425 gene encoding lachesin-like isoform X2, with amino-acid sequence MWCKIAHRRLSPPKEEHHGTWPVAWLRVDTQTILTIQNHVITKNHRIAVTQTEHRNWYLHIRDVRESDMGWYMCQINTDPMKSQMGYLNVVVPPDILDFPTSSDMVVREGSNVSLQCAAVGSPEPSITWRRENGEMIVTDKDIEVPYFEGPVLNMSKINRLQMGPYLCIASNGVPPSVSKRILLRIHFPPMIWIQNQLVGATIGEQITLECHSEAFPKSINYWTRDDDRIISQGTKYEPVFVDNTYKVHMRLTIHNVSQSDYGIYKCLAKNSLGDTDGTIKLYRIEAPTTKPTEKVLTQAALVTIKTAPKNMEKEKPSVYNLENMEVPNIKPKMIDDITILKDEFALAELQTIFPSSSSIKISAITALHIFPLLISICKDVII; translated from the exons ATGTGGTGCAAAATAGCTCATCGCAggctctcgcccccgaaagaagaacaccatggGACTTGGCCC gtcgCATGGCTTCGTGTAGACACACAAACCATACTAACCATTCAAAACCACGTTATCACAAAGAATCATCGTATAGCGGTCACGCAGACCGAGCACCGAAACTGGTATTTGCATATAAGAGACGTTAGAGAATCTGATATGGGCTGGTATATGTGTCAGATAAACACTGACCCTATGAAAAGCCAGATGGGATATCTAAATGTTGTTG ttccGCCAGACATATTAGACTTTCCTACCAGTAGCGATATGGTGGTAAGAGAAGGATCAAACGTTAGCTTACAATGTGCTGCAGTTGGATCTCCAGAGCCGTCCATAACGTGGAGAAGAGAAAATGGGGAAATGATTGTTACTGATAAAGATATTGAAG tgccATATTTTGAGGGCCCTGTATTAAATATGAGCAAAATAAATAGGCTTCAAATGGGTCCCTACTTATGCATAGCGTCAAACGGAGTACCACCCTCTGTTagcaaaagaattttattacgTATACATT ttcctCCAATGATTTGGATACAGAATCAACTAGTTGGTGCTACAATAGGAGAGCAAATAACGTTAGAATGTCATTCGGAAGCTTTTCCAAAATCTATTAACTATTGGACTAGGGATGATGATAGAATAATATCTCAAG GTACAAAATATGAACCGGTGTTTGTAGACAATACCTACAAAGTTCATATGAGACTTACAATTCATAATGTCAGTCAATCAGATTATGGAATATACAAATGTCTAGCAAAGAATTCACTGGGAGATACTGATGGAACTATTAAGCTTTATC gTATAGAAGCTCCCACTACAAAACCAACAGAAAAAGTCTTAACACAAGCGGCTTTAGTGacaattaaaa cCGCTccaaaaaatatggaaaaagaaAAACCCAGTGTTTACAATTTAGAAAACATGGAAGTACCAAATATCAAACCAAAAATGATTGATG ATATAACCATTCTTAAAGATGAATTTGCATTGGCTGAATTACAAACAATATTTCCATCATCCAGTTCAATTAAAATTAGTGCAATAACAGCATTACATATTTTTCCGCTGCTTATTTCAATTTGTAAAGatgtcattatttaa
- the LOC126736425 gene encoding neurotrimin-like isoform X1, translated as MFTIHYLLFLSCTIPNTIYAGVDLLGAEIPSFIAPISNVTVAVGREAVLECIIDNLSLYKVAWLRVDTQTILTIQNHVITKNHRIAVTQTEHRNWYLHIRDVRESDMGWYMCQINTDPMKSQMGYLNVVVPPDILDFPTSSDMVVREGSNVSLQCAAVGSPEPSITWRRENGEMIVTDKDIEVPYFEGPVLNMSKINRLQMGPYLCIASNGVPPSVSKRILLRIHFPPMIWIQNQLVGATIGEQITLECHSEAFPKSINYWTRDDDRIISQGTKYEPVFVDNTYKVHMRLTIHNVSQSDYGIYKCLAKNSLGDTDGTIKLYRIEAPTTKPTEKVLTQAALVTIKTAPKNMEKEKPSVYNLENMEVPNIKPKMIDDITILKDEFALAELQTIFPSSSSIKISAITALHIFPLLISICKDVII; from the exons aGATACCAAGTTTCATAGCACCAATTTCAAATGTAACTGTAGCTGTTGGAAGAGAAGCGGTACTGGAATGTATAATTGACAATCTCTCACTTTATAag gtcgCATGGCTTCGTGTAGACACACAAACCATACTAACCATTCAAAACCACGTTATCACAAAGAATCATCGTATAGCGGTCACGCAGACCGAGCACCGAAACTGGTATTTGCATATAAGAGACGTTAGAGAATCTGATATGGGCTGGTATATGTGTCAGATAAACACTGACCCTATGAAAAGCCAGATGGGATATCTAAATGTTGTTG ttccGCCAGACATATTAGACTTTCCTACCAGTAGCGATATGGTGGTAAGAGAAGGATCAAACGTTAGCTTACAATGTGCTGCAGTTGGATCTCCAGAGCCGTCCATAACGTGGAGAAGAGAAAATGGGGAAATGATTGTTACTGATAAAGATATTGAAG tgccATATTTTGAGGGCCCTGTATTAAATATGAGCAAAATAAATAGGCTTCAAATGGGTCCCTACTTATGCATAGCGTCAAACGGAGTACCACCCTCTGTTagcaaaagaattttattacgTATACATT ttcctCCAATGATTTGGATACAGAATCAACTAGTTGGTGCTACAATAGGAGAGCAAATAACGTTAGAATGTCATTCGGAAGCTTTTCCAAAATCTATTAACTATTGGACTAGGGATGATGATAGAATAATATCTCAAG GTACAAAATATGAACCGGTGTTTGTAGACAATACCTACAAAGTTCATATGAGACTTACAATTCATAATGTCAGTCAATCAGATTATGGAATATACAAATGTCTAGCAAAGAATTCACTGGGAGATACTGATGGAACTATTAAGCTTTATC gTATAGAAGCTCCCACTACAAAACCAACAGAAAAAGTCTTAACACAAGCGGCTTTAGTGacaattaaaa cCGCTccaaaaaatatggaaaaagaaAAACCCAGTGTTTACAATTTAGAAAACATGGAAGTACCAAATATCAAACCAAAAATGATTGATG ATATAACCATTCTTAAAGATGAATTTGCATTGGCTGAATTACAAACAATATTTCCATCATCCAGTTCAATTAAAATTAGTGCAATAACAGCATTACATATTTTTCCGCTGCTTATTTCAATTTGTAAAGatgtcattatttaa